From Zhongshania aliphaticivorans, one genomic window encodes:
- the flgK gene encoding flagellar hook-associated protein FlgK yields MGDMLGNALSALVSYQRALATTSHNIANADTEGYSRQRVDFATRVPQQLGNTTIGSGVKVSSVSRVYDNFTAGQLRSAQAAFSAVNNSYQLASQLDNALADPNLGLGASLSRYYNSIQGVADDPSSISSRQLMLAEAQGLGDRFADLSAQLDSLGREVNVRISTSVSDINDLATQIADINLLISESRGKFGTTPNDLLDQRDQALLSLNELIGIKSVEQNDGTVSVFVGNGEALVLGERTIKMNAVSNVFEPGRIEVAMDMGGGQAVISSSLSGGSLGGSLNFRDGLLNETRNELGRISLAVASSMNEQNRAGIDLRGNQGGDLFSVPDPVVHRSLNNTSATQMTAQISDLSQVTGNNVLMRFNGTNWSFFDEANGAQLSSVTGTGSVADPFEYKGVQFSLNGPAAAGDQFVLRPTEGAAAGLKLALTDPAAIAAAAATRSLSGSNNIGSGSISQTNIVDSGNPNLLDNVDIEFLTATTYQINGSGSFSYTPGAELNINGNQFVLNGSPVAGDQFFIGANTNAVGDNRNILKLAGAENLKLLNGGTVSVQDAVNGLVGDIAVATRSAQINKQSQENLLSQTRARYESVSGVNLDEEAANLLKFQQAYQAAAQATSIANDLFQNLMSAFR; encoded by the coding sequence ATGGGTGACATGCTAGGTAATGCCCTGTCGGCACTGGTGTCGTATCAGCGCGCGCTGGCCACCACCAGTCACAATATTGCCAATGCTGACACTGAGGGTTATAGCCGTCAGCGGGTTGATTTTGCCACGCGAGTACCGCAACAGCTGGGTAACACCACGATTGGTTCCGGGGTAAAAGTGTCCTCGGTAAGCCGGGTATACGATAATTTCACCGCAGGCCAGTTACGCAGTGCGCAGGCGGCGTTCTCGGCGGTGAATAATAGCTATCAGCTGGCTTCGCAATTAGATAACGCTTTGGCCGATCCCAATTTGGGTTTGGGCGCGTCCTTGTCGCGCTATTACAACAGTATTCAAGGCGTGGCCGACGACCCATCCTCTATCTCATCTCGGCAACTGATGTTGGCCGAGGCCCAGGGCCTCGGCGACCGCTTCGCTGATTTGTCGGCCCAGCTCGACAGCCTTGGTCGCGAAGTGAATGTGCGTATTAGTACCTCAGTAAGCGATATCAATGATTTGGCCACTCAAATTGCCGATATTAATTTGCTCATCAGCGAATCCAGAGGCAAGTTCGGCACTACCCCAAATGATTTGTTAGACCAGCGGGATCAGGCGCTGTTGTCACTCAATGAATTAATTGGCATTAAATCGGTTGAGCAAAACGACGGCACGGTAAGTGTGTTTGTTGGCAATGGCGAAGCACTGGTACTAGGTGAGCGCACCATAAAAATGAATGCGGTGTCGAATGTCTTTGAACCCGGCCGAATTGAAGTCGCCATGGACATGGGTGGTGGTCAGGCGGTGATTAGCAGCAGTCTCAGTGGCGGCAGTTTGGGCGGCAGTTTGAACTTCCGTGACGGCCTGCTGAATGAAACTCGCAATGAACTGGGTCGTATTAGCTTGGCAGTAGCCAGCTCCATGAACGAGCAAAACCGCGCGGGTATTGATTTACGGGGTAACCAGGGCGGCGATCTGTTCTCGGTGCCGGATCCGGTCGTACATCGCAGCCTAAACAATACCAGCGCCACGCAAATGACGGCGCAAATCTCCGACCTGTCCCAGGTGACTGGCAATAATGTATTAATGCGTTTTAACGGCACAAACTGGTCGTTTTTTGATGAGGCCAATGGCGCGCAGCTTAGCAGTGTAACGGGCACTGGCAGTGTCGCTGACCCATTTGAATATAAAGGCGTGCAATTTAGCTTAAATGGTCCCGCGGCGGCGGGTGACCAATTTGTATTGCGGCCCACTGAGGGCGCTGCCGCCGGATTAAAACTTGCGCTAACCGACCCTGCTGCCATCGCGGCGGCGGCTGCCACCCGCAGTTTAAGCGGTAGCAATAATATTGGTTCAGGCAGTATTAGTCAGACCAATATCGTTGACAGTGGCAATCCCAATTTGTTGGATAATGTTGATATTGAATTTTTGACGGCCACCACGTATCAAATTAATGGCAGCGGTAGCTTTAGTTATACGCCGGGCGCTGAGCTGAATATTAACGGCAATCAATTTGTGCTTAATGGCAGCCCCGTTGCGGGCGACCAATTTTTTATCGGTGCCAATACCAATGCCGTGGGCGACAACCGCAATATTCTAAAACTGGCGGGTGCTGAAAACCTCAAGCTTCTTAATGGCGGCACGGTTAGTGTACAAGACGCAGTTAATGGTTTGGTTGGCGATATCGCAGTGGCTACGCGTAGTGCGCAGATTAATAAGCAATCCCAAGAAAACTTGCTGAGTCAAACCCGAGCGCGCTACGAGAGTGTGTCAGGGGTGAATTTAGACGAAGAGGCCGCCAACCTCCTTAAATTTCAGCAGGCCTATCAAGCCGCTGCTCAGGCCACCAGCATTGCCAATGATTTATTTCAGAACCTGATGAGTGCGTTTCGTTAA
- a CDS encoding flagellar basal body P-ring protein FlgI, producing MSVFKSNSCLRKIAAVCSIALFAIAPLAQAERVKDLVNVAGVRDNQLVGYGLVVGLSGTGDQTSQAQFTIQSIRNMLTGFGVRIPDNVNPQLKNVAAVTVHASLPAFAKPGQTLDVTVSSIGNSASLRGGSLLMAPMMGADGQVYAVAQGSLLVGGLGVSGSDGSRVTVNIPSAGRIPNGAIIERAAPSAMSSNGEIMLNLKKADFTTAHRLVEEINAKFGAGTASAMDSATVKVLGPSNADRSVTFISMLETLEITPAETIARVVVNSRTGTIVIGGNVRVMPAAVTHGSLTVSITERVDISQPGAFSGGQTVAAQESSIDVQETGSRMFLLDAGVTLEEIVKAINKVGAAPSDLVAILEALDQAGALRAELLVI from the coding sequence ATGTCAGTATTTAAATCAAATTCATGCTTGCGCAAAATCGCCGCTGTTTGCAGCATTGCGCTGTTCGCTATCGCGCCGCTGGCCCAAGCTGAGCGCGTAAAAGACCTTGTTAACGTCGCTGGTGTACGTGACAACCAATTGGTCGGCTATGGCTTGGTGGTTGGCCTAAGTGGCACGGGTGATCAAACCAGCCAGGCGCAATTCACCATTCAAAGTATTCGCAATATGCTCACCGGCTTTGGTGTGCGTATTCCCGACAATGTGAATCCCCAACTTAAGAACGTGGCGGCGGTTACCGTGCACGCCAGTTTGCCGGCGTTTGCCAAACCGGGCCAAACCTTGGATGTCACCGTATCGTCCATTGGTAATTCCGCCAGTCTGCGCGGTGGTAGTTTGTTGATGGCGCCGATGATGGGCGCAGACGGTCAAGTGTACGCAGTGGCACAAGGCAGTTTACTGGTTGGCGGTTTGGGCGTATCGGGCAGCGATGGCTCTAGAGTCACGGTGAATATTCCCAGTGCAGGCCGCATACCAAACGGCGCGATTATCGAGCGGGCGGCGCCGAGCGCGATGTCATCTAACGGTGAAATTATGCTGAATTTAAAGAAAGCTGATTTCACCACCGCTCACCGCTTGGTAGAAGAAATTAACGCTAAATTTGGTGCCGGCACCGCCAGTGCCATGGATTCCGCCACTGTTAAAGTACTCGGCCCTAGCAATGCCGACCGCAGTGTTACCTTTATTTCGATGTTGGAGACCTTGGAAATTACGCCCGCCGAGACGATTGCGAGGGTGGTGGTTAACTCCCGCACGGGCACCATTGTTATTGGTGGCAATGTGCGGGTTATGCCTGCGGCGGTGACTCACGGATCGTTAACAGTATCGATTACCGAGCGGGTTGATATTAGCCAGCCCGGCGCCTTTAGTGGCGGTCAAACCGTGGCGGCGCAAGAGTCGAGTATCGACGTGCAGGAAACTGGCTCGAGAATGTTTTTACTGGATGCCGGGGTGACCCTAGAAGAAATTGTTAAAGCCATTAATAAAGTGGGTGCGGCGCCCAGCGACTTGGTGGCCATTCTTGAAGCCCTAGACCAAGCCGGTGCCTTGCGCGCCGAGCTGTTAGTGATTTAA
- a CDS encoding rod-binding protein, translating into MDVKASSNYHDFSGLASLRKDATENAEEAIAPVAKQFEALFLQMMLKSMRAGVPEGGLFSDESTKMYEEMLDSQLSVTLAEQGGIGMADSISAQLRGPTAATNAKSADSGGSGMSGEGAALRSKLQQLSKQSHNSSIQDFSLSADKL; encoded by the coding sequence ATGGACGTTAAAGCCAGTAGCAATTACCACGACTTTTCAGGTTTGGCCTCCTTGCGTAAAGACGCCACCGAAAATGCCGAAGAGGCGATTGCCCCTGTTGCCAAGCAATTTGAAGCGCTGTTTTTGCAAATGATGTTAAAAAGCATGCGCGCTGGTGTGCCTGAGGGCGGCTTGTTCTCTGATGAAAGCACCAAAATGTATGAAGAAATGCTCGACAGCCAGTTGTCGGTCACCCTTGCTGAGCAGGGCGGGATTGGCATGGCCGACTCAATTTCGGCGCAGTTACGGGGGCCGACTGCCGCTACTAACGCAAAGAGCGCAGATAGTGGCGGGTCGGGTATGAGTGGCGAGGGCGCAGCCTTGCGCAGCAAGCTGCAACAGCTTAGCAAGCAAAGCCACAATAGCAGTATTCAAGATTTCAGTTTGTCTGCCGATAAACTGTAA
- the flgL gene encoding flagellar hook-associated protein FlgL: MRISTSQLYANGVNSMLSQQAKLSKTQLQVATGQKILTPSDDPVGSVRSLELTRAKEKTEQYERNGNLLDSRLRLEESIVSNSVDVLQRVRELSVQANNATQSNESRQSIAFELRQQLDNLLSYANTKDSSGHFIFAGYQEGSSPFSKTAGGYVYNGDDGQRQLQVGPARSLPDGDPGSEVFMNILNGNGKFQTGSNPANTGSAVIDAGSVTDLGQFNRETFTVRFTSSSQYEVLNAGGAVVSSAAYQDGGDISVGGMSVKIKGPAAAGDEFTIAPAQRQDLFSMVEALAVSLETPRNSNSGRALQNSEINTAISNIDQAMDHLINKQTGIGSRLQSLERQTDINAGASLQIAENLSLVNDLDYAEAISRFSQQQAALQAAQQAFSKVQGLSLFNYL, translated from the coding sequence ATGAGAATCTCCACCAGTCAGCTATATGCCAATGGGGTTAATAGCATGTTGAGCCAGCAGGCCAAACTGTCTAAAACCCAGTTGCAGGTTGCCACCGGCCAAAAAATTCTCACCCCCTCCGACGACCCCGTTGGTAGCGTGCGCAGTCTTGAGTTGACCCGGGCCAAAGAAAAAACCGAACAATACGAGCGCAATGGCAACCTCCTCGACAGTAGGCTGCGTTTAGAAGAGAGTATTGTGAGTAATAGTGTCGACGTTTTGCAGCGGGTGCGGGAGTTGTCGGTGCAAGCCAATAACGCCACTCAGAGCAATGAGTCGCGTCAGTCCATTGCCTTTGAACTGCGTCAACAGCTCGATAATTTACTCAGCTATGCCAACACTAAAGACAGCAGCGGTCATTTTATCTTCGCCGGCTACCAAGAGGGTAGTTCACCCTTTTCCAAAACGGCGGGAGGTTATGTGTATAACGGCGACGATGGTCAGCGTCAATTGCAAGTTGGCCCCGCGCGCAGTCTGCCAGATGGCGACCCCGGCTCAGAAGTGTTTATGAATATCCTTAATGGCAATGGCAAATTTCAAACCGGAAGTAACCCTGCCAATACAGGGAGCGCAGTGATTGACGCTGGTAGCGTCACCGACCTGGGGCAGTTTAATCGCGAAACCTTTACCGTTCGTTTTACCAGCTCAAGTCAATACGAGGTGCTTAATGCTGGCGGCGCCGTGGTCAGCAGTGCGGCCTACCAAGATGGTGGTGATATTAGCGTAGGCGGGATGTCGGTTAAAATTAAAGGACCTGCGGCTGCCGGTGACGAATTCACCATCGCGCCCGCCCAGCGCCAAGATTTGTTTTCCATGGTCGAGGCGCTGGCAGTCTCTCTAGAAACACCGCGCAATAGCAATAGTGGTCGCGCCTTGCAAAACAGTGAAATTAATACCGCGATTAGCAATATCGATCAGGCGATGGATCACTTGATTAACAAGCAAACCGGCATAGGCTCGCGCCTGCAGTCACTCGAGCGGCAAACCGATATTAATGCTGGCGCCAGCCTGCAAATCGCCGAGAATCTAAGCTTAGTGAATGACCTAGACTATGCGGAAGCTATTTCACGCTTCAGCCAGCAGCAAGCGGCATTGCAGGCCGCCCAGCAAGCGTTTAGTAAGGTACAGGGCTTGTCCTTGTTTAATTACTTGTAG